The region CCGGGCGACGAAGCGGCTGCCGCCGACGAGGACGAGGCTGAGCAGGAAGAACGACCCGAGGACGCCTGTCGGGACCGACAGCGTGACGTCGCCGTGGGAGCCGGAGCGGACGATCACCGGGTGCGTCAGCGCGTTGAAGGCCGGGACGAACAGCGTCGCGACGATCACGGCCTGCAGGATGTTCACGTAGTCGCGCTGGCCGACGTAGCGCCAGAACTTCTCGTAGAGCCCGAAGAGCGTGAAGATCAGCAGCGATGCGGCGACGACGTACGGGATCGTGTCGGCCAGCAGGTTCGCGTAGTCGTCCGGGACCCCGCCGTCGAAGCGGAGACGGAAGGCGAGCAGGTAGGCCAGCGCCACCAGCGCCGCATCGATGCCGAGCTGCGGCAGCGAGTGGCGGTGGATGGGAAGCCCAGCCGAGCGAAAGGGCCGGCGCATCCGGGGCATTGTAGGACGCCAGGCGGCCTCAAGACGCCGCTGAGAGCGACCGATCACCGGGTTTGATGGTGAGAGCGATCATCCTCGGCGCCGGCCCGGCCGGCGAGCGCCATGGGCGCGCCTTGCGCGCGCTCGCTGATCGCTGCCTGCTCGCGGGTGTCTACGACCCGGACCCGGAGGCCGCCAAGACGCTGGCCATGACGCTCGGGATCCCGTGGCTGGAGGCGATCGAGCCGGCGTTCGTCGAGGCGCACGTCGCGGTGGTGGCCGGTCGTGTGGACCTGCGCCCGCGGTTGGCGCGTGCTGCTTTGGAGGCGGGGCTCGACGTGCTGGTCGAGCCGCCGCTGGCGCCGGATGTGGATGCGGCGCATGGGCTTTTGAGCGCGATCGTGCGCGCGCCGCGCCGGCCGGTCGCGATGGTCGCCTTCGACGAGCACTACGACCCGGCGATGCGCGAGCTGCGCGCGCTGGTCGCCGATCACCAGGTCCTTTCGGTCCACGCCGAGCGCGCCGAGCCGGGCGGGACGTCCGGGCCGGTCGCCGAGCTGGACGTCGTCAGCGAGCTGATGGTCCAGGACCTCCAGTTCGTGATGGCGTTGCGCGACGAGCCGATCGCCGCGACCCAGGCCGCGGGGCGCCGCGTCAGGCGCGGCGGCCCGATCGACCATGCCCAGGCGCTGCTGGTGATGGAGGACGACATGATCGCCTCGCTGGTCGCGTCGCGCGGCGGTGTGTCGCGGGTGCGACGGCTGCTGGTCACCACGACGCAGGCGGAGATCCGGGTGGACCTGGAGACCCGCGTCCTGGAGGCGGTCCGGTCGACGCAGACGATCGGGCGCCACGAGCAGGTCCTGCAGCGCATCACCCTTCCCCACGAAGACGCCTGCGTCGCCCAGGCCGCGGCGTTCCTGCGCTACGTCGAGCGCCGCACGGCGCCGGAGCTCGGCATCGGCCACGCGATCGCGTGCCAGGAAGCCGCCCAGGCGATCCTGAAGCGCATCGAGCTGATCGCGCACCGGCCGGCGATGCGCAAGGGGCCGCAGGCGGCGTAGCTGGCGCTCCGTTCTTCGGGACGGGGCGTTGGTGGGTCGGCGACGATCGTCTGGTCGTCCCCGTCGCTCCGCCTCGACGCGGCTCGTCCTGGCGCTGCTTGGCGTCGTGCCTCCGGCGGGCGCTCGGGGCGGCGCAGGTGTTGTGGCACCGATGGCCGCGCTCCGGCTGCGCTCCGTGTTCGACCACCGCGATCATCGCCGCAGCCCGCATGCCCGGCCCATCCCACCGCTCTCCCCGAGCCTCGCTGCCACCCCGCTGCGTCGATGGGATCCACGAGACGGCGGGTTGGGGCGCGGAGCCCAACGTCAACGGTGCACAGTGGTTCGCATAGAACCCAAATGCACCGTTGACCGAGATCGCTCAGCGGGCGACGCCCGGGGAGACCCCCGGCGCTCCGCCCCGCCACCGGCGATCACCCCGTCGATGAGCCGAGCCACCGCTTCAGCCGACCAGCCCCAGACGGTCGCGCGACCTGGCCGCCGAGCTGCCTCAGCAGCGATCGCGGAGAGCGCGAAGGGCTGGCCTGCCAGTGGCGACAACGCACCGGTTACCGAACGTTGGCGGGACCGCTGCCGCCAACCGCCTCGCGACGGTGGCGGGACCCGGGGCGATCGGGCGCGTCTGCCGAAGGGGTGCGGAGAGTGCGACGGGTTGCGGCGCCAGAAGCGACGACGCTCCGGTTGCGAGACGACGGCGGAACCGCTGCCGCCGACCGCCCCGCAACGATGGCGCGACCGAGGCGACCACTCGCGTGTACCGAGAGACGGCGGAGAGCGATGACGCTCCGGTCGAGAAGCGATGGCGGAGTCGCTGCCGCCGACCGCCCCGCGATGGTGGCGCGGCCGGGGCGGATGGTGCGTCTAGCGGGGGGCCAGAGGGGCCAGCGCCAGGGCCAGGAGGTCGCGGGGGTTGCGGCGGGTGCGGTCCTGGGTGATGCCGGGGGTGCGCTTGGTGATGGAGATGGCGGCGGCCGAGGTGAGTTGGTGGAGGCGGTTCTCGGCGATGAGGCGTTCGTCGACGGCGCCGAGGCGGCCTTCGAAGGTGGTGAAGACCGGGGTGCCGAGGGCGACGGCTTCGCGGTTCATGGTGCCGCCGGCGGACACGACGAGGTCGGAGTAGGCGATCAGGGATTGGGCGTCGATCGCCTGCTCGGGGACGATGAAGCCGCCGGTCCTCGCCAGCTCGGCGCGTTGTGCGTCGACTCGGGGCAGGACGACGGTCTGGGCCTGCTCGCGGAGGGTGAGGAGGACGTCGGCGAAGAGGTCGTTCTCGAAGCGGTGGTAGAGGCTCACGCTCGGCGGCGTGCGGACCACCGCGATCGGCTGCGAGGGGTCCAGCGACAGCTCGTCCAGCACCGCCGGGTCCGGCTCGAAGTCGGAGAGGTAGTACTCCTCCTTGAGCCCCTCGTAGCGCTGCAACTTGCCCTTGGCGCCGTACGGGTACAGCCGCTCCGGC is a window of Conexibacter woesei Iso977N DNA encoding:
- a CDS encoding Gfo/Idh/MocA family protein, with amino-acid sequence MVRAIILGAGPAGERHGRALRALADRCLLAGVYDPDPEAAKTLAMTLGIPWLEAIEPAFVEAHVAVVAGRVDLRPRLARAALEAGLDVLVEPPLAPDVDAAHGLLSAIVRAPRRPVAMVAFDEHYDPAMRELRALVADHQVLSVHAERAEPGGTSGPVAELDVVSELMVQDLQFVMALRDEPIAATQAAGRRVRRGGPIDHAQALLVMEDDMIASLVASRGGVSRVRRLLVTTTQAEIRVDLETRVLEAVRSTQTIGRHEQVLQRITLPHEDACVAQAAAFLRYVERRTAPELGIGHAIACQEAAQAILKRIELIAHRPAMRKGPQAA
- a CDS encoding DUF354 domain-containing protein, with the protein product MRAWFDLTNSPHVLVLRPLIRALQEDGHEVSVTARDFAQTVALCERFGIDCDVIGRHRGARLGAKAIGLADRSFELYKYARKKHFDIAIGHGSNDISVAAKLLRVPAATMFDYEWAKVQHNVNCRLCAAVVVPEAIPPERLYPYGAKGKLQRYEGLKEEYYLSDFEPDPAVLDELSLDPSQPIAVVRTPPSVSLYHRFENDLFADVLLTLREQAQTVVLPRVDAQRAELARTGGFIVPEQAIDAQSLIAYSDLVVSAGGTMNREAVALGTPVFTTFEGRLGAVDERLIAENRLHQLTSAAAISITKRTPGITQDRTRRNPRDLLALALAPLAPR